Proteins encoded together in one Candidatus Diapherotrites archaeon window:
- the istB gene encoding IS21-like element helper ATPase IstB, producing the protein MRTPEPPPLAEDIEALLRRLRLPHIRRHAPEVIATARAQRWEPAEVLRSLLTEELAGRERSSLATRRKAAAFPAGKSFESWDPAASSIPAPTQSALRTLEWVRRRENLVVCGPSGTGKTMFLEALGQLAVEAGMKVAWFALDNLGALVRRHRADDSVARAVARILGSELVVIDDVGLLPVSPDAAEGLYRLVDAAYEKRSVAVSSNLHPSGFDELMPKTLAGATVDRLLHHAHVCVTTGDSVRLQQATNGKGVEPLA; encoded by the coding sequence GCGCCTGCCCCACATCCGCCGCCACGCCCCCGAGGTGATCGCCACCGCCCGGGCCCAGCGCTGGGAGCCGGCCGAGGTGCTGCGGTCCCTGCTCACCGAGGAACTGGCCGGGCGGGAACGGTCCTCCCTCGCCACCCGCCGCAAGGCCGCCGCCTTCCCTGCCGGCAAGAGCTTCGAGTCCTGGGACCCCGCCGCGTCGTCGATCCCCGCTCCCACCCAGTCCGCCCTGCGCACTCTGGAATGGGTGCGCAGGCGGGAGAACCTGGTCGTGTGCGGGCCGTCGGGCACGGGCAAGACGATGTTCCTCGAAGCCCTGGGCCAGCTGGCGGTGGAGGCGGGCATGAAGGTGGCCTGGTTCGCCCTCGATAACCTGGGTGCCCTCGTCCGTCGCCACCGGGCCGACGACAGCGTCGCCCGGGCGGTGGCACGCATCCTGGGGTCCGAGCTCGTCGTTATTGATGACGTGGGGCTGCTCCCGGTGAGCCCCGACGCAGCAGAGGGCCTCTACCGCCTCGTGGACGCCGCCTATGAGAAACGGTCGGTGGCCGTGTCGTCCAACCTGCACCCGTCCGGTTTCGACGAGCTGATGCCGAAAACACTCGCCGGGGCGACGGTTGACCGCCTTCTCCACCATGCCCACGTCTGCGTCACCACCGGCGACAGCGTGCGGCTTCAGCAGGCGACGAACGGAAAGGGGGTGGAGCCGCTGGCTTGA